In Endozoicomonas sp. GU-1, one DNA window encodes the following:
- a CDS encoding helix-turn-helix domain-containing protein → MNNIDGRRLSDSIREEIRFKAIKDWNAGMSPTNLAHKYGTSRKIVYQWIDRYKQRGWDGLKTRTGKTGPKPRLSAVQEQQLKLLLRTRTPIDYGYQTTLWTCQIIAALIEKTFQVKYVPGGVRKLLKRLGFSPQKPRWGAWEQDKKK, encoded by the coding sequence ATGAATAATATTGACGGTCGCAGGCTTTCAGACTCCATCAGGGAAGAAATTCGATTCAAAGCAATAAAGGACTGGAATGCAGGTATGAGTCCTACAAATCTTGCTCACAAGTATGGAACCTCAAGAAAAATAGTCTATCAATGGATAGACCGATACAAACAGCGTGGCTGGGACGGCCTGAAAACCCGTACAGGTAAAACTGGCCCCAAGCCAAGACTGTCAGCCGTTCAGGAGCAACAGCTAAAGCTACTTCTGAGAACCCGAACACCTATTGATTATGGCTACCAAACTACATTGTGGACATGCCAGATCATAGCAGCACTCATTGAAAAGACTTTTCAGGTCAAGTATGTACCTGGCGGTGTTCGCAAACTGTTAAAACGCTTGGGTTTCTCGCCCCAAAAGCCTCGCTGGGGGGCTTGGGAACAGGATAAAAAAAAATAG
- the cydX gene encoding cytochrome bd-I oxidase subunit CydX, with the protein MWYFAWILGVLLACAFGIINVMWYEFHSDNFDNEINGLD; encoded by the coding sequence ATGTGGTATTTTGCATGGATCCTGGGTGTACTGCTGGCTTGCGCCTTTGGGATTATTAATGTGATGTGGTACGAATTTCATTCGGACAATTTTGATAATGAAATCAACGGGTTAGACTGA
- a CDS encoding DUF4357 domain-containing protein — protein MNNAASGSSLPEADRAEMDVYIERMLQLLPVLGIHHLVYSLPATKSGSTTTAFASESASLFHCKVKGSLMATGKRSEGGFTVFKGSQAVENPVNSCPERLRASRTRLIEKGILAESDNCYVFTEDYEFSSPSAAACTLRGRSTNGPTSWVNDHQQSLRDLGL, from the coding sequence ATGAATAATGCTGCAAGTGGCTCTTCATTGCCTGAAGCCGATCGTGCAGAAATGGATGTTTATATTGAGCGCATGTTGCAGTTACTGCCTGTGTTGGGGATTCACCACTTGGTATATTCTTTGCCAGCCACCAAATCTGGCAGTACCACTACCGCTTTTGCATCAGAGAGTGCATCGTTATTTCATTGCAAGGTCAAAGGCTCGCTTATGGCAACTGGTAAGCGCTCTGAGGGTGGCTTTACCGTTTTTAAAGGCTCACAGGCGGTTGAAAACCCCGTTAATTCTTGCCCTGAACGCTTGCGGGCCAGTAGAACCAGGCTAATTGAAAAAGGCATACTCGCGGAAAGTGATAATTGTTATGTCTTCACCGAAGATTATGAGTTCAGTAGCCCCAGTGCAGCTGCCTGTACGCTTAGGGGGCGAAGTACTAATGGTCCGACTTCCTGGGTCAATGATCATCAGCAATCTTTAAGGGATCTTGGGCTTTAA
- the drmB gene encoding DUF1998 domain-containing protein codes for MIDKKWFTPVRFSHLTSHAAVGSIVRDQNDWLMRVKDTRYWSAKNMVQLHAVERVKQHLRIHQKLLLPPTAEFDESVHLKIHGTTIPTERFPSWMKCSQCDLLFYEPWQTNEIGIDEHITCHKCKAGILEQVTWCATSSFGGLLDVPWHKICHRNGETRCVAEREKGYLKILRGDRGKKTIKCTKCGSNANFEQADFKGSAHFQVKEKFGEAHEGGVTYTVMEVNDPRVYSPQNERALVIPPESNIDRNSLKYKLELHSQLINEIKGATRGLQRKKLIKRATSALNCTEAELSEALNIETTTRPSEVEIVAGDMLGDEYLALTTPEDFPEGADFITRHLTQDWVQYIDDLQGAPELQIAARIVDQLVAVDRLRVIEVFEGFSRAASDAEEHQPAPFVPPDLLGKTDWLPAIELFGEGIFFTLNGEKIKEWESNPLLRHRANSIEQRYQNSNIILPEDATTSPSFILLHTLAHILIRELESTAGYPAASLKERIYCSPSEGMTGILIYTAVADVAGSLGGIVELARPDKFLRLFDATLRQADWCSLDPVCGEMEGQGPAWLNRAACHACALIPDTACDYKNVLLDRVFIKGNSALGIPSLIDVMRNTDG; via the coding sequence ATGATTGATAAGAAATGGTTTACTCCTGTTCGCTTTTCACACTTAACAAGCCATGCCGCAGTGGGCTCCATCGTACGTGATCAAAACGACTGGTTAATGCGTGTAAAGGATACAAGGTATTGGTCTGCTAAGAACATGGTTCAACTACATGCTGTTGAACGGGTAAAGCAGCACCTGCGAATTCATCAAAAACTGTTACTACCACCTACGGCAGAATTTGATGAATCCGTACATTTGAAGATTCATGGAACAACTATACCGACCGAGCGTTTTCCCTCATGGATGAAGTGCAGCCAGTGTGATCTGCTTTTCTATGAACCGTGGCAAACCAATGAAATAGGCATTGATGAGCATATTACTTGTCATAAATGCAAGGCCGGTATTCTGGAACAAGTAACATGGTGTGCAACAAGCAGCTTTGGTGGTCTGTTGGACGTCCCATGGCATAAGATTTGTCACAGAAATGGAGAAACTCGCTGTGTTGCCGAGCGGGAAAAAGGTTATTTAAAAATCCTTAGAGGTGATCGGGGAAAAAAAACGATTAAATGTACAAAATGCGGCTCCAATGCTAATTTTGAACAAGCTGACTTCAAGGGAAGTGCTCATTTTCAAGTAAAAGAAAAATTTGGGGAAGCTCATGAAGGTGGGGTTACCTACACAGTTATGGAGGTCAATGATCCAAGGGTCTACTCTCCGCAAAACGAACGCGCACTTGTCATTCCTCCAGAATCAAATATCGATAGAAACTCGCTGAAATATAAACTTGAATTACATTCCCAATTAATAAACGAGATTAAAGGCGCTACTCGAGGTCTGCAACGCAAGAAATTAATAAAGAGAGCAACCAGTGCACTCAATTGCACTGAAGCTGAATTAAGCGAGGCTCTAAATATTGAAACAACAACGCGACCTTCAGAGGTTGAAATAGTCGCGGGTGACATGCTGGGAGATGAATATCTTGCATTAACCACTCCGGAAGACTTTCCCGAAGGAGCAGACTTTATAACCCGTCACTTGACTCAGGATTGGGTGCAGTATATCGATGATCTTCAAGGAGCTCCGGAGTTACAAATCGCAGCCAGGATAGTCGATCAATTAGTAGCAGTTGACAGGCTAAGGGTAATCGAAGTATTTGAGGGTTTTTCCAGAGCGGCCAGTGACGCTGAAGAACATCAACCCGCCCCATTCGTGCCACCAGACCTGCTTGGTAAAACTGATTGGTTACCAGCAATAGAGTTGTTTGGAGAAGGTATATTTTTTACTCTTAATGGCGAAAAAATAAAGGAGTGGGAGTCCAATCCGCTACTTCGTCACAGAGCGAATAGCATTGAACAGCGTTATCAAAACTCGAATATAATATTGCCCGAAGACGCAACGACCTCGCCGAGTTTCATTTTGCTACACACCTTGGCTCATATTTTAATCAGAGAGCTTGAGTCGACAGCGGGTTATCCAGCAGCTTCTCTGAAAGAACGTATCTATTGTTCCCCTTCTGAAGGTATGACAGGTATTCTGATTTATACAGCTGTAGCAGATGTTGCTGGCTCTTTGGGTGGTATTGTCGAACTTGCAAGACCAGATAAATTTCTAAGACTTTTTGATGCCACATTGCGCCAAGCGGACTGGTGTTCATTAGATCCGGTTTGTGGCGAAATGGAGGGGCAAGGCCCTGCCTGGTTAAATCGGGCGGCCTGCCATGCTTGTGCGCTGATTCCGGATACAGCATGCGATTACAAGAACGTACTGTTGGACAGAGTATTTATAAAGGGGAATTCTGCCTTGGGAATTCCCTCTCTAATAGATGTGATGAGAAACACAGATGGCTAA
- a CDS encoding helicase-related protein has protein sequence MSKKPTESGLELIAMTDYTKARLEFVNWVKQSLTGAKLKDDLLFETNPFDRYTTGILYSPGTEHENDDLIGEEEEGDNIEEVSPSKNTKYQPPSSMGFSFYIDKSLESLRVFFSAVRFEDKGVSKHIRRWEKHPLVNDDGEEVEVLLDASSQKIVCQERARIDVTVRPHGDGKIVTVTLSNNQHFTVAEKEKERDKLAENSLFEAKLRCFLPENALRNYPRVSKALLTEEEQELELRYKDEHVYAIGHGVAVDWSLENGNVELFSDFMPVVEVPQVTANTGGKFTEVLSFEFLKSLQSNGKVFERLDEFVDDYSDWIAAQEDIANSEEDDERDTANRLISRMEIANSRMRSSISLMREDEDAQLAFSLANQAMLAQMELNGANLPQSPYGWRPFQLAFFLMALESSIDEDNDYRDWVDLIWFPTGGGKTEAYLGVMAFVFVYRRLKYSSSGKGTTAIMRYTLRLLTAQQFIRACKVVSALEFIRRETPTLGDEPYSVGLWLGGESSPNTFDQALEQLNKGNFSKFILRQCPWCAAAFTKDNYKATETSFHFSCSNRECAFGCEENNVLPFNVVDEALYKEPPSLLIATVDKFARLPWENRAGAFFGGNSHRPPELIIQDELHLISGALGSIVGLYEVGFEAILVSRGVYPKFIASTATIRQAPEQVRALFGRDMAVFPPVGLRQKDSYFAREVPLSEKPGRLYVGYMAFGRQRQNCLEDLAGALVATPQVLFNDQDELKDAWWTEMVYHGSLKGVGNSRTNFQSGIPRIQHRLLLADFLAKADVLEPGLAESLRSKDFIRSPGFFNGDCPTIISENQDLSRLYKQYFPARKLNIKSLTSNQTADANAKIFESLSSNYKQHDAIDAALATNMVSVGLDEPRLALMVINGQPLTTAEYIQASSRVGRGKIPGIVFANYYKTQARSLSHYENFRAYHRSFYRFVEPSSLTPFTQQVRNRALHAALVSAVRHGEHGLLENNDAQEFTRRAN, from the coding sequence ATGAGCAAAAAACCTACAGAAAGTGGCTTGGAGCTAATTGCCATGACCGACTATACCAAGGCTCGCCTGGAGTTTGTTAATTGGGTAAAACAAAGTTTAACAGGGGCAAAGTTAAAGGATGACTTACTCTTTGAAACCAACCCATTTGATCGATATACAACAGGGATTCTTTACTCACCAGGAACTGAGCATGAAAATGATGACCTAATAGGCGAAGAAGAAGAAGGAGATAATATAGAAGAAGTCTCACCTTCAAAGAATACGAAATACCAGCCCCCATCATCAATGGGATTTTCTTTCTATATCGATAAAAGCCTTGAGTCGCTGCGAGTTTTTTTCAGTGCTGTTAGGTTTGAGGATAAAGGAGTCTCTAAACATATTCGTCGCTGGGAAAAGCACCCTCTAGTCAATGATGACGGAGAGGAAGTTGAAGTATTGCTCGATGCGTCATCTCAAAAGATTGTCTGCCAAGAACGCGCTCGGATCGATGTTACTGTTCGCCCCCATGGTGATGGAAAAATTGTAACAGTCACCCTTTCTAATAATCAGCACTTCACAGTAGCTGAAAAAGAGAAAGAACGTGATAAGTTGGCAGAGAACTCTTTGTTTGAGGCCAAACTAAGGTGTTTTTTGCCTGAAAATGCTCTTCGTAACTACCCTCGTGTTAGCAAGGCGTTATTAACGGAAGAAGAACAAGAGCTTGAACTTCGTTACAAAGACGAACATGTCTATGCTATCGGTCATGGCGTGGCGGTTGACTGGTCTCTCGAGAACGGTAATGTTGAATTATTCAGTGACTTTATGCCGGTAGTCGAGGTGCCCCAGGTCACTGCAAATACGGGAGGAAAATTCACTGAGGTTCTGAGCTTTGAATTCCTCAAGTCATTACAATCCAATGGCAAAGTCTTTGAACGCCTCGATGAATTTGTTGACGATTATTCTGACTGGATAGCAGCACAAGAAGATATTGCAAACTCTGAAGAAGACGATGAAAGAGACACCGCAAATCGCCTGATTTCCCGAATGGAAATTGCTAATTCCAGAATGAGAAGTAGCATTTCATTGATGCGAGAAGATGAAGATGCGCAGCTTGCTTTTTCATTAGCAAATCAGGCGATGCTCGCACAAATGGAACTTAACGGAGCAAATCTCCCCCAAAGCCCTTATGGCTGGAGGCCTTTCCAGCTAGCTTTCTTTCTCATGGCTTTAGAGTCGTCCATTGATGAAGACAATGATTATCGAGACTGGGTTGATCTGATTTGGTTCCCTACAGGCGGAGGTAAAACAGAAGCTTATTTAGGGGTAATGGCGTTTGTATTTGTTTATCGTCGTCTCAAGTATTCCAGCAGTGGCAAGGGTACTACAGCGATCATGCGGTATACTCTACGACTATTAACCGCACAGCAATTTATTCGTGCCTGCAAGGTTGTTTCCGCATTAGAATTTATTCGTAGGGAAACACCGACATTGGGAGACGAACCATACAGCGTAGGGCTTTGGCTTGGTGGTGAGTCTTCACCAAACACTTTTGATCAAGCCCTTGAACAATTAAATAAGGGAAACTTTAGTAAGTTTATTTTGCGTCAGTGTCCCTGGTGTGCGGCAGCCTTCACAAAAGATAACTACAAAGCGACTGAAACCAGCTTCCATTTCTCATGCAGTAATCGAGAGTGCGCATTTGGTTGTGAAGAAAATAACGTATTACCTTTCAATGTCGTCGATGAAGCACTCTACAAGGAGCCTCCTAGCTTACTGATTGCTACAGTCGATAAATTTGCCAGACTTCCCTGGGAAAACCGCGCAGGCGCTTTCTTTGGTGGTAATTCTCATCGCCCCCCAGAACTGATTATACAGGATGAACTTCATCTTATTTCAGGGGCGTTGGGTTCTATTGTTGGGCTTTACGAAGTAGGATTCGAAGCGATATTGGTCTCTCGTGGCGTTTATCCCAAGTTTATTGCTTCAACCGCGACTATTCGTCAGGCACCTGAACAGGTTAGAGCGCTGTTTGGCCGTGATATGGCAGTATTTCCTCCCGTTGGCCTTCGGCAAAAAGATTCTTACTTTGCTCGTGAGGTGCCGTTAAGTGAAAAGCCCGGGAGACTCTATGTGGGCTACATGGCTTTTGGACGACAGCGGCAAAATTGTCTGGAGGATTTAGCGGGAGCTTTAGTAGCGACTCCACAGGTTTTATTTAATGATCAGGACGAGTTAAAAGATGCGTGGTGGACTGAGATGGTCTACCATGGCAGCCTTAAAGGTGTAGGCAATAGCAGAACAAATTTTCAAAGCGGTATTCCACGTATTCAGCATCGTTTGCTACTAGCAGACTTTTTAGCCAAAGCTGATGTTTTAGAGCCTGGGTTAGCCGAGTCACTTCGATCAAAAGACTTTATTCGATCGCCAGGCTTCTTTAATGGTGACTGTCCAACCATAATTTCCGAGAATCAAGATCTCTCCAGGCTTTATAAGCAATACTTTCCTGCTCGGAAGCTAAATATTAAATCACTGACAAGTAACCAAACAGCTGATGCAAATGCGAAAATCTTTGAATCATTAAGCTCAAACTACAAGCAGCATGATGCTATTGATGCCGCGCTGGCCACAAACATGGTGTCGGTTGGTCTTGATGAGCCCAGACTGGCACTGATGGTTATCAATGGGCAACCCCTGACAACAGCGGAATATATTCAGGCAAGCAGCCGGGTAGGCCGAGGAAAAATACCAGGAATAGTATTTGCAAATTACTATAAAACTCAAGCCAGAAGCCTTTCGCACTATGAGAACTTCAGAGCATATCATCGTTCATTCTACCGGTTTGTAGAGCCCTCAAGTTTGACCCCTTTTACTCAACAAGTCAGAAATCGGGCACTCCATGCTGCTCTTGTTAGTGCGGTAAGACATGGTGAGCACGGCTTACTCGAAAATAATGATGCACAGGAGTTTACGAGAAGAGCGAACTGA
- a CDS encoding LexA family protein: MSSKKPSYTPLQGQYLSFIYYYTKINGMPPAEKDLQRYFQVIPPTVHQMVVKLHQLGLISRVPGQARTMKVELPVEEWPFLD, encoded by the coding sequence ATGAGTTCAAAAAAACCATCCTATACGCCACTGCAAGGCCAATATCTGTCGTTTATTTACTACTACACGAAGATCAATGGCATGCCACCAGCGGAAAAGGATTTGCAGCGGTATTTTCAGGTTATCCCACCCACCGTTCACCAGATGGTGGTGAAACTGCACCAGCTTGGCCTGATTAGTCGGGTACCCGGACAAGCCCGGACAATGAAGGTGGAGCTTCCTGTTGAAGAGTGGCCCTTTCTTGATTAA
- a CDS encoding IS630 family transposase produces MEEWLDERYPAILRQAEEQDAIIFFLDESTAKSECHRGRTWGVKGLTPVVKTTGSRHRLNIVSVVSSEGILRYRTFTGKMDRFMFVDYLKSLVRSVDKPVIIITDGHPAHRAKYTKAYVEQEPKLLGLHILPSYSPELNPDEQVWNQLKEKLGKVALKTKDEFTSFVRSKMRALQKMPEVVKGFFRLHDTRYACRQCYL; encoded by the coding sequence ATAGAAGAATGGCTTGATGAGCGTTATCCCGCGATACTTCGGCAAGCAGAAGAACAAGATGCAATCATCTTCTTTCTGGATGAATCTACAGCAAAATCTGAGTGCCATCGTGGCAGGACATGGGGCGTAAAAGGACTAACTCCAGTTGTAAAAACAACAGGCTCCAGACACAGGTTGAACATTGTTTCTGTAGTGAGTTCAGAAGGTATCCTGAGATACCGGACATTTACCGGGAAAATGGATCGCTTTATGTTTGTTGACTATCTGAAGTCATTGGTCCGAAGTGTTGACAAGCCAGTGATCATAATCACAGATGGTCATCCTGCACACCGGGCAAAATATACGAAAGCTTATGTAGAACAAGAGCCGAAGCTGCTTGGGCTGCACATACTGCCAAGCTATTCTCCGGAGTTAAATCCTGATGAACAGGTCTGGAATCAGCTCAAAGAAAAGCTGGGAAAAGTCGCTTTGAAGACCAAAGATGAGTTCACAAGTTTTGTTCGTAGCAAGATGCGAGCACTACAAAAAATGCCTGAAGTGGTGAAAGGTTTTTTCAGGTTGCATGACACCAGATATGCTTGCAGGCAGTGTTACCTATAA
- a CDS encoding GIY-YIG nuclease family protein, translating to MQPATIKLFLVKGSPTGLRTAEISNWTGKAIAGPRSDLDDFLTRPELSSPGVYLLTGTDSESGDPVFYIGEAEDVSKRLKQHAKNEEKDYWIHTSAFVSKDDNLTKAHIRYIGGKTDSVGSN from the coding sequence ATGCAGCCAGCCACTATCAAACTGTTTCTTGTCAAAGGCAGCCCAACCGGACTGCGTACCGCTGAAATTTCCAATTGGACAGGCAAGGCCATTGCCGGACCTCGAAGTGATCTTGATGATTTTCTGACTCGGCCAGAGTTGAGCAGCCCAGGGGTTTATCTGCTAACGGGCACTGATTCTGAGTCTGGAGATCCGGTTTTTTATATAGGCGAAGCAGAGGACGTTTCCAAGCGGCTGAAACAGCATGCCAAAAATGAGGAAAAAGACTACTGGATTCATACCTCTGCCTTTGTCAGCAAAGACGATAACCTGACGAAAGCCCATATACGCTATATAGGAGGGAAAACTGATTCAGTTGGCTCAAACTAA
- a CDS encoding AAA family ATPase, translated as MAKRIFNLPRRDELTKDQRRVLRLPAEGQYLVVGAPGTGKSVVALWRMKELNSIDDVHFLTFNHVLNHANKALLGDTQLALKSNTAMSWIYELNWSTTGGTAATYQQNKMPEIKAHNPDYEKLQERLKQFNLDLSGHSFIIDEGQDLPPQWYECIETLGVENFFVVADQNQQITDENSSKKELMEVLGLEKTDVIELKENWRNSTPIAAFSNYFYTDKTSPKPSLPNRPSVNTPILFEYKTIDRIKEQILSEYDLDPSKLIGFIVANENKREWWAKDLQKDNQSRKNHSPIVSTYYSDQKGGVNIDFSNGGIVVLNDKSVKGIEFDIVFILIDGFKAISNDKESLMKRMYVMSSRARERLYLLKSASQKSILEEILPPEGETIAIENGEQNINIELLKRRQL; from the coding sequence ATGGCTAAACGAATTTTCAACTTACCTCGGCGAGATGAACTTACTAAAGATCAACGTAGGGTATTACGCTTGCCAGCAGAAGGGCAATATCTGGTAGTAGGTGCCCCTGGCACTGGAAAGTCAGTAGTAGCTCTGTGGAGAATGAAAGAATTAAACAGTATTGATGATGTTCATTTTCTAACATTTAACCATGTACTGAATCATGCAAATAAAGCGTTATTAGGTGACACTCAACTTGCCTTAAAGAGCAATACAGCCATGTCTTGGATTTATGAGCTGAATTGGAGCACTACTGGAGGTACAGCTGCTACTTATCAGCAAAATAAAATGCCAGAGATAAAGGCTCATAATCCCGACTATGAAAAGCTACAGGAAAGACTTAAGCAGTTTAACTTAGACCTTTCAGGTCATAGTTTTATCATTGATGAGGGGCAGGATTTACCTCCGCAATGGTATGAATGCATCGAAACTTTGGGCGTCGAAAATTTCTTTGTGGTAGCAGATCAGAATCAGCAAATCACTGATGAAAATTCATCAAAAAAAGAATTAATGGAAGTCTTAGGATTAGAGAAAACCGATGTTATTGAGCTTAAAGAGAACTGGCGGAATAGTACCCCCATAGCTGCATTCTCAAATTATTTTTACACCGATAAAACAAGCCCAAAGCCATCACTCCCAAATAGACCATCTGTAAACACTCCTATTTTATTTGAATATAAGACGATCGATCGCATTAAAGAACAGATTCTTTCAGAGTATGATCTTGATCCAAGCAAACTCATCGGGTTCATTGTTGCCAATGAAAATAAACGTGAATGGTGGGCAAAAGACCTCCAGAAAGATAATCAAAGCAGGAAAAACCATTCGCCTATAGTCAGCACCTACTACTCAGATCAAAAAGGTGGAGTCAATATTGATTTTAGCAATGGGGGCATCGTTGTACTGAATGATAAATCAGTAAAGGGCATTGAGTTTGATATCGTATTCATTCTAATTGATGGTTTCAAAGCTATATCCAACGACAAAGAGAGCTTGATGAAGAGAATGTACGTCATGTCATCTCGGGCCAGGGAGCGACTTTATCTTCTGAAAAGTGCTAGTCAAAAAAGTATTTTGGAAGAAATATTACCCCCAGAAGGTGAGACCATTGCCATAGAGAACGGGGAACAAAACATAAATATTGAATTACTGAAGAGGCGTCAGCTGTGA
- a CDS encoding nuclease-related domain-containing DEAD/DEAH box helicase, protein MKIIPNIPYDNNSFAEGQVFDALKSAELKDVNIIAFHSLSLTSHADKREGEADFVIVSTFGLFVLEVKGGRISFQDGVWFTENKNGKHRISDPFKQANGAIHAVNKKIKEFLNLEETRIPIGYAVMFPNVVWKQQGAEWDREMICDSADIRHFDQWLTNLFKYWNYKRPANANLLSADDVNQIASFLRPNFEVVQPLFDQIESVNRSSVCLTEEQYHYVDIAMENKRVMCSGGAGTGKTFLAAEMARRFIAQDKTVLLACKSSWLRHYLTTRIKSEKLLISTISGLSTALRRSGLDAFDVLIVDEGQDLLNRSDLDILDSAISGGLDDGQWYFFHDANNQADVLSHMDKDALGWLRTKNNPAVLRLNVNCRNTSNILTSIQTSLGCDMGKPTLVEGPEVTEHHGSKESLANELLNLLKELKSSEVDERSITILSSVRKRRSLLSELKQDEVISITELDDYKVRKYPFDGITFSEIKNFKGLENDIIILLDLPNPSSLSSSDNRSLHYVGMSRAKAKLYCFWC, encoded by the coding sequence ATGAAAATAATTCCAAACATTCCATATGACAATAATAGCTTTGCTGAAGGTCAGGTTTTTGATGCTCTCAAATCAGCTGAACTGAAAGATGTCAATATTATAGCCTTTCACTCTCTGTCGTTAACCAGCCATGCTGACAAGAGAGAGGGAGAGGCCGATTTTGTAATCGTCAGTACTTTTGGTTTATTTGTACTCGAAGTAAAAGGTGGCAGAATATCGTTTCAAGATGGTGTATGGTTTACAGAAAATAAAAACGGTAAACACCGCATCTCAGACCCATTCAAACAAGCCAATGGTGCTATTCATGCAGTAAACAAAAAAATAAAAGAGTTTCTTAACCTTGAGGAAACAAGAATCCCAATAGGCTATGCGGTAATGTTTCCTAATGTAGTATGGAAGCAGCAAGGTGCCGAATGGGATCGAGAAATGATCTGTGATTCCGCTGATATACGTCACTTTGATCAATGGTTAACAAACCTGTTTAAGTACTGGAATTACAAGCGCCCTGCCAATGCCAACTTGCTTTCAGCAGATGATGTAAACCAAATTGCATCGTTTTTAAGGCCAAACTTCGAAGTCGTACAACCCTTATTTGACCAGATTGAAAGCGTAAATCGTTCATCAGTTTGCCTGACTGAAGAACAATATCACTATGTCGATATAGCAATGGAGAATAAACGGGTGATGTGTTCCGGCGGTGCTGGAACAGGGAAAACCTTCCTTGCTGCAGAGATGGCGAGACGATTTATTGCACAAGATAAAACCGTGCTTCTGGCGTGCAAATCCTCTTGGCTACGCCATTATTTAACAACACGAATCAAGTCTGAGAAATTGTTGATCTCTACGATCAGCGGGCTTTCGACGGCCTTGAGACGTTCTGGACTTGATGCTTTTGATGTTTTGATCGTTGATGAAGGACAAGACCTGCTGAATCGTAGCGACTTAGATATATTGGATAGTGCTATCTCTGGAGGTCTTGATGATGGACAGTGGTACTTCTTTCATGATGCTAATAACCAAGCTGATGTCCTCTCACACATGGACAAGGACGCATTAGGCTGGCTCAGGACAAAGAATAATCCAGCAGTGCTTCGTCTCAATGTTAATTGTCGAAATACAAGCAACATTCTGACCAGTATTCAAACTTCCCTGGGCTGCGATATGGGAAAACCAACCCTTGTAGAAGGACCTGAGGTTACCGAACATCATGGTAGTAAAGAATCGCTTGCTAATGAGCTTTTAAATCTTTTGAAAGAGCTAAAGTCTTCAGAAGTTGATGAACGCTCCATAACCATTCTGTCTTCAGTCAGAAAACGCCGATCTCTGCTCTCTGAGCTAAAGCAAGATGAAGTCATTAGTATTACTGAGCTGGATGATTATAAAGTCAGAAAATACCCATTTGACGGAATAACATTTTCTGAAATAAAAAATTTTAAAGGCCTTGAGAATGACATTATCATTCTTCTGGATCTCCCAAACCCTAGTTCTTTATCTAGCAGTGATAACCGCTCTTTACATTATGTAGGCATGAGCAGAGCTAAAGCGAAGCTGTATTGCTTTTGGTGTTGA